CGTAAACTTGAACTTTTGTGGGAAATAAGATTCCTTTCTAACGGctaattattcaaacattgaAACGTGCTCTCAAGACTCTGGACCATTCGATTGAAATTATGATCAGTATTTATCCTGAACATCTCATGGGGCCGCTTTAACAGACTCAGAAACAGCAGTGATGCGTGAAAAACATTGGTAGTTTCACATTGACGccaaacaaagaacaaattCACAATATCCTTCCTCTATTTATGTCTCTGACATGACAGTGTGGTATAAACTGTATATGCAAACGGCACCATCCAAATCTGTAAACTTATTTTTCCACTTCCTCATATAAAAGCCAATTTATTGTGTGCATAAATAGACATGGTAACAACACAGCGATTTTATTTAGCAATTCACAGTGTGTTATATTCATTCATCCAGCACCGGGGATGAACTCAGAGACAAGGCCCTGCAGTGAGAGGAGTGGAGGCTGAAAACATCTGCTTCATCAGGTATGACCATAAACAACTGACATGTCTTGTTATTAGTATGTGGTGTAGCTGTAGAAGGTAACTATTTCCATCTTATATATATTCAGGATGGGCTGTGCTTGGAGTGACCAGACAACAGTCAGCGATCGCCACTTCtacaaagcaaaacacaactCTCCGGCCCCCCACTCCCATCTCACTGTAAGTAGAACGCTCAAAGGAAAAACTTGATATCGTATCGTAGATATCAGTCTTTTCAATGCACCTGATTTTATTCATCGAGATTCATGTATCATTCTGTAGGAAATCATTGGAAACATCttatcacaatgttaaagactatgaaaaaaatatcctggatttCCAGGTCCTCACAAAAATAaattgggttcttccctgactcaggccacatctttccaccaagtttggttaTAATGTGTCCACCAAgttttatgtaatcctgcttCCTAATAAAAAACACCGtctccttggcggaggaaaTAAAACTATTTGCCGTGATTTGAAAATAATCTGTTCCgacattgtgttatttttcattaactGCCTGCTCACTGTGAATGTTCctgttaaaaaacaacttcttcTGTTCTTTAGGCACAAAGTGGAAATAACTATTTGGAGAATGGTAATGACTGAACACTGAACTCGCATAACAACATTTTCTACACTTTCTGAAAAGACAGGCCAGCGTTCCATTTTGGTTTGACTGTTGCTGTGAGGTTAGGTCCAGTGATAGAGATCTCAGCTGtatttcctctgtcctcttctggGTGAAAGATGAGATTATTCgtgagagatgagaagaaagTGTGTTTAATGTCAAAGACAGTgtcaaaaaatacagaattcTTATTGTGTAGAGAAGAATAGTAACACAGTAATTTGAATACACTTATTTTACCGAGGATTAGAGGATTATGCACAGGAACGGGCCtaaagaaaaatttaaaattgaGTATTATGAAGTGAAATTGCTTCGTGAACTCGCTTCCTCTAACGGTTCGCTCCGCCTGACTTCAGATGACTTCGTGTTCGTGGCACAGCACGATTTCAAAGGCAACAACAAAAACGATCTGCCTTTCAAGAAAGGAGACCAACTTAAGGTTCTGCAAGAGTAAGTCCCATCACATGGTCCCGATACGATTCGGTGTTTACCCAGcaacagtgaaaaaaacaacaacaactgatcaTCCCCTGTTTATTTGAAGAAATGGAGAATGGTGGCGGGCGAGATTGTTGTCGACGGGAGAGGAGGGCTTAATACCGTGTAATTACGTAGCCAGAGCAGATACGCTGGAGGTGGAAAAGTAAGCGACACATTTAAACGCAACACTAGTGGCAGATTTGATTCAGCACTGCTACaacattttagaaataaattTTGTTGTTCTCTCTTTCGTAGATGGTATTTCAAGGACGTGAGTCGGAGGGAGACCGAGCGACTGCTTTTGGCGCCTGGTAATAAACCCGGTGCCTTTCTAGTTCGAGAGAGCGAGACCTGTAAAGGTGACTCCCCATCAGTCTCTTTATGTGATCcgacacaaatacaaataccaGTGGCGCCACATCTCAGGATGCAGAACCTGTACCATCTGTGTGCTTTGCCCTTCAGGGTCGTTCTCACTGTCAATCAGAGATCATGTAGCAGAAGAAGGAGACATGGTGAAACACTACAAGATCCGCACTCTGGACAAAGGAGGCTTCTACATCTCTCCTTCCACCTCGTTCCAATCACTACAGGAGCTGGTCACGTACTACAGCCGTGAGTAAAGTTACAAAAAAACGGAAAATGATGAGAGAACTTGAATGAGTTGATTTGAGCCCTGTTTACTGCTCACAAGGCGCGGAACAGACGTCTGCACAAACAAGCTAGACCCTTGTGGTGTGTCATGCATTTCCTGTGTGAGTCTTTCCACTCCTTCGACTAAACCACGAGATAATAAGACCAAATCTCTTGAATAGCTGCCAATGCACATCAACTTAAGAGCCTTACATCAGCtcccacacagaaacactttcaAGACTGTTGAGGATACGAGAGCTCACCAGGCCTGTAGTGTTTCAGTGACAAAAAATGTATCACAGCAGCAatgaaatcaaaaagaaaagctgttCATTATATTTGCATGTGTCATGTTTGGGCTCAGGTATCGCTGATGGTCTGTGTCGGCGACTGTATGCCCCCTGTAAACTTAATGCACCCCAGATGCCGTGGGCACAGGACGAATGGGAGATTCCTAGAGATACGCTGAAAATGGTGAAGAAACTGGGAGCTGGGCAGTTCGGAGAAGTGTGGATGGGTGAGAGAGAGCTGCCAATGTCACCGGAGACGTTTGATGAACAGAGACAGTACAGTGTGTCACACTGCTTATAATCCTTACCACAGGTTTCTACAAGAACACCCAAAAGGTGGCCATTAAGACGTTGAAAGAGGGAACAATGGAGCCTCAGGCCTTCCTCGAGGAGGCCAACCTCATGAAGCGGCTGCAGCATGAACGACTGGTGCGTCTCCACGCTGTGGTCACGAAGGAGCCCATTCTCATCGTCACTGAGTTCATGATCAATGGTAAGACACTGAATAaacgggggagggggggggggggtggggatgGACAAACAGTTCATTCAGTTTTATACTTATTTTTTAGACAAAGTAAATGTGCCCTAAAATATCCAGCGGCAGCaaattcttattttctttctggaTTATTCTCTAAATTGTCTATAAATAGTtagataaatattttaaatatctttaaatagTTCAACCTATGAGCCTAAACTTTTTCAATACACGATAGCATTAGATAAAGAAAACTGAGAACaaatgagaggaagaaaatgtttcatatttgaatGAGATTAAACCAGGGATTTCAAAATTATGTTATCAGGTAGTTGATTCAATTCTGCGATTATTTTTGAGGCATTATTGTATTTCACTTCGTTctgtaattttttgttttttttacagtcgttttaatttaaacattctTAAACTACAGATTCAAACACTTATGATGTCACTCAGAAGACAGCGTAACTCTGACAAACCAAAGAAGGCGAAAAAGAATTCCTgcatccgccccctgatccagatctgcaccaatattTAATGGCGTCTTCCCTTGaggaaatccatccagttgtttttgtgtaatcttgcaaataaaccaaccaaccgaacaaccaacaaacaaagggacacgggttgaaaacataacctcccaaAACTCCACCAACGATTTTATACCAAGcggatgtttgtgtttgtgttagttgCTGCTAGGGCCTTCAAAACGTACGGCTCTATACTTaacaacatcatttaaatttgactCCTCTCCGTATAAGATGTCACAGTCTGCATAACTGAATGACTTTAACTGGACTATGAAACCCGAAGTTTCCACTTGAttatctttcatttctttatctGATGGTgtcacttctcttttttcttattttgtcacTGACAGGATGTCTCCTGGACTTTCTGAAAACAGACGAAGGAAAGAAGCTACAGCTCAACAAGCTGATAGACATGTCAgcgcaggtaaaaaaaaaaaatcatgataaTCTTACAGTTTTGTATaatgtttgtgacattttcatctTTCGTTGCCAACCCACAACATTTGTGTGTATCTTTAGCCTTTTTGcttgctgctgtgtttgtttgagatgAAATAACAGCACAAATTTTTGCATACTTtaccacaaacaaaaaacaggcgTTATTTCTGACCTCAAAGACTATTTTTAAATGCGAGCTGTTCTAAAGTTACTCGGGTAACGTTTGTTGTATATTGTAAACTCTGACACGGGCCAGGATGTAAATACACGTGGAAACTGTCAGCAGTAGCTGTGAGGTTTCTCTGGTGGGGGCCTCTGCTCGTCTGGCTCAAAGCCTCGCCCTGCATCAATTATTAACATCCggacaggaaatgttttttttttttttccactctcACTGAGCTCCCTCAGAACCCAGAAGCATGTTGACGGCCTGAGACTTGTCACATCCTTTTAAACCCACTTTACTGCCATTACTctacatgtaaacacaattcatgtatacacacgcacactgagcagagaaaatagaCCTACAGTATGTCTTCACAAAATCTCCATTTACTCTAAAAATCCgctataatttatatatttcaagTGCAATTTTCTAATTTCGtccaacattttatggattaaaaaatactttctgtttcctctgttttataATACTCTACttagcatcaaataaaaaacacttgtaTATGTAAAGTGTATTTGTCTGTCATAAATAAAccatatatacattttgtatttgataTGTTAATTTCCCTGAAGTCCTGGTTCTAATGCTCTTTTCCTGATTTGTTTCAATCTGACAGATAGCTGAGGGTATGGCCTACATCGAGAAGAAGAACTACATCCACAGAGACGTGCGTGCGGCCAACATACTGGTCAATGAGACCCTGCACTGTAAGATAGCAGACTTTGGCCTGGCCAGGATCATTGAGACGGAATACACAGCTCATGAAGGTAGGTCAATAAATGAGTGCACGGCCACAGCCCGAATTTTAGAAATTCTTTAAGACTCCTTCATCCTGGGGCGGATTTGACCACGCACTAAAAAAAAGTCTTcacattttctatattttactACCTCTCCAACAAAATAAAGGTCTAAATTACACAACATTGCATTAACATGGCAAAAAATACGCCACAGGGGACTTACTCTTATTGTTGAAATGCAACCAACACCAATTATCAgcttaaaagagagagagcttgtTTGCAAGTACCTTACAAGCACATGGTGTGGAACTGTAATCTCAACTACACATCGACAGTTGTTCGCCTGGCAGCAGTATACAGAGCCTAAAATACTGCAATCAGCCTTTTTGATTATAGAATATAAACTCGTCCAAGGTTGCTAAACCGGGagaaaaatgcataaaaataaattattaaaaacaaacaaataatagcAGCTACGGCTCTGAAGTTAGATGTGCATTATTTGAACCAGTCTAACAACTTGCTGTCGTTCTTATGCCATTTTTTTATCATGTGCTGTAGAGAAATAGTAATAATAGGAGATATGGATCAAATCTTTTATCACAATTCTATATGTGtatccatttatatttttctatatttttttattcttacacTTATTAGTATTTCATTTAACTTATTACTTTACTGATGTAAATTCAAATGTCCCAgtagtgggactaataaagaatTGCCTTATCTTCATTTTAcattgtgatatatatttatatatatattgtgttttcgtacatgcaagaactatttagacatttgttttacaaaCTAATCAGGAGAGGATGAAATATTTCAACTAATCCAGTGAATCCGGTGAAATACCCTGTAACACATAATATTTGCCAGCATTGACACAGAAAGGACAAATATAACAAAAGGGATTGAACGTGTTGTCCCCTGACAGTCATCAGACATATATCAAGATATCTGTAATTTCTTGTCATGTCATCGAATCGCCTCATgttaagaggaaaaaacacacacatgcacactcacacgtaCACCCTCTTCAGTCACCAGCCAATTCAACAGGAGGTTCCATCTACTTTTTCTCACCTTTCTTCCTATCAACCAGGTGCTAAATTTCCCATCAAATGGACGGCGCCAGAGGCCATCAACTTCGGCACATTCAGCATCAAGTCGGACGTGTGGTCCTTTGGGATCCTCCTGACTGAAATAGTCACCTATGGAAGAATACCTTACCCAGGTACGGGACATGAGCAATACATTAATATGTGGTTGTTATGCAGAACATATATAGTAAGGAACTATATAGTAGTCCAACCAATCCAAGTGCTATGTCGCTGTCTTGTTCGTTGCAAATTTACCTTAAGTTTATTATGATCTCACACTAGCTTGTCTTTCTTCTCGTAATCAGGGATGACCAACCCGGAGGTGATCAGGAGCCTGGACAGCTCGTACAGGATGCCTCGTCCGGAGGGCTGTCCCGAGGAGCTCTACAACATGATGATGACGTGCTGGAAACAGGCGCCTGAGGAACGGCCCACTTTTGAATTCCTGCAGAACATGCTGAATGACTTCTTTATCGCCACAGAGGGACAATATGAGATACAGCCGTGAtgaaagcaaagacaaaatgtttcctGCCGATAAAGACAGAAGTGAGACTTGAATGGATGGAGGATCAAACAATCCTCTTCAAGatagatccttttttttttttttacatttcgaatggacacttttttttcttctacttcATGAGGGAATATTAAAGCTTCTTATTTATGGCTCCTTCCGTCTCTAGCAGCTGTAAGACTGAAAGAGCTTATGTCAATGTAAGAAAAGAGTCATGAAGACATCATGagactaataaacaaacaatacatagaaatgtaaaaaaataagcATGAACAGCTATAGATTAAATATCtgtatgaaacagaaacaactgGCCTGAGATTACATGCACAATACTTgcactttttattctttcagtCATTCAGTGGATATATAAAGAAATGGACTTTAAAAAGAGAACTTATATATGCGTAagtgtttttctaaataaaaatatttacatgATTTAGAACAAATTTATTCTTGAATTGCATTCCTCCTATCGGAAAATAACTGTGTATTAAAGAATTTTAGTCACTGTTTtaaaaaacgtgtgtgtttaactctttacatttaaaattgttAAGAGTTCTGTGCTCAACAGTGAGATTATGAAGTCACTCTGAAGTGGGTCTGCGTGCACAACCATGtgacattcaaacattttttttaaatctaatttccGTTTGAAATATGTTCAAACCCAAAGTTGCAGAAAAGAGGAACATCCAAATGCCTTAaacttaaaacacaaactttacgATGCATGTTTATCTCAGCACCGAGTGTGAGAGTAAACAGCGGTGTACAGGACCCCCACCCCTCTGAAGAAAACCCTCCCTGTGGGGGCTCAGACAGCATCTCTGAGATAAGAGGAGCGGAGTGGGATTAAACTCTGCCATTTCCTGAAAGGAgcggaaacaggaagtgtgagtcAGCATTCCTCAAATGCCACACAGCTAGAACGTGCAAAaggtttttccacattttggtAGTTGAGAGACGTTGTGAAGAAGTTGTTTCACTTGATTTAGTTGATAAAGCGCCTTTGAATTGTGACGGAGAAAGAGAGTTTTatgttatttgatataaaatgaatttagtaataataatataaagtgaGTAAGACGAAAAATGAGTTTGAATATGAATGAACTCAGAATCAGCAGCAAAGTGCATCTTTAATTTCCTATAGGGAACATTAAACAAATTCACTCCATCCCATCATCAGAAACCATCACCGAAACCATACTGTTGTATGAGTCCTATTTATGAATATCAGTAATAGCATTTTAATGGCAGTTGAGCATTTTAAA
This window of the Hippoglossus stenolepis isolate QCI-W04-F060 chromosome 20, HSTE1.2, whole genome shotgun sequence genome carries:
- the blk gene encoding tyrosine-protein kinase Blk, which produces MGCAWSDQTTVSDRHFYKAKHNSPAPHSHLTAQSGNNYLENDDFVFVAQHDFKGNNKNDLPFKKGDQLKVLQENGEWWRARLLSTGEEGLIPCNYVARADTLEVEKWYFKDVSRRETERLLLAPGNKPGAFLVRESETCKGSFSLSIRDHVAEEGDMVKHYKIRTLDKGGFYISPSTSFQSLQELVTYYSRIADGLCRRLYAPCKLNAPQMPWAQDEWEIPRDTLKMVKKLGAGQFGEVWMGFYKNTQKVAIKTLKEGTMEPQAFLEEANLMKRLQHERLVRLHAVVTKEPILIVTEFMINGCLLDFLKTDEGKKLQLNKLIDMSAQIAEGMAYIEKKNYIHRDVRAANILVNETLHCKIADFGLARIIETEYTAHEGAKFPIKWTAPEAINFGTFSIKSDVWSFGILLTEIVTYGRIPYPGMTNPEVIRSLDSSYRMPRPEGCPEELYNMMMTCWKQAPEERPTFEFLQNMLNDFFIATEGQYEIQP